The proteins below are encoded in one region of Rhododendron vialii isolate Sample 1 chromosome 7a, ASM3025357v1:
- the LOC131332829 gene encoding uncharacterized protein LOC131332829 translates to MEFKTHSQFRDAVKEYAIKHGKHITFTKSDREKVRAICKTGCPWDIYASYVHADAVYRVKTYNSERSCTRSFDVPWKAYRARKKALEVVQGKVAKQYGQLWGYMEEIKNSNPGTTIKIQVKPVAGFEAIAKFKRLYICWGALKRGFQMRCRPIIGLDDCHLKGPYGGILLTAVGIDANNQIYPFSYAVVEIEKYKTWHWFLELLGTDLNIQNTRTYTLMSDKQKGLIEAVKNLYPNAEHRFCVRHLYNNFKQDVKGLVLKEILWRLQGQALFRALQKQCSELYKSNGGDERDRYCNIQLVGTEASCPLEQITLQHLHKM, encoded by the exons ATGGAGTTTAAGACCCATTCCCAATTCAGAGATGCAGTCAAGGAGTATGCCATCAAGCATGGTAAGCATATAACTTTCACAAAGAGTGACAGGGAGAAAGTTAGGGCAATTTGCAAGACAGGTTGCCCTTGGGACATTTATGCTTCATATGTTCATGCGGATGCTGTGTACAGGGTTAAGACATACAACTCTGAACGCAGTTGCACCAGAAGTTTTGATGTTCCTTGG AAAGCTTACAGAGCTAGGAAAAAGGCACTGGAGGTGGTTCAGGGAAAAGTAGCTAAGCAATATGGACAATTGTGGGGTTATATGGAGGAGATTAAGAATTCTAATCCTGGTACTACAATCAAGATCCAAGTCAAACCTGTTGCTGGTTTTGAGGCAATTGCCAAGTTCAAAAGGTTATATATTTGCTGGGGTGCACTTAAAAGAGGGTTCCAAATGAGATGTAGACCTATAATTGGTTTGGATGATTGTCACTTGAAAGGGCCATATGGTGGGATTCTTCTAACTGCTGTGGGAATTGATGCTAATAACCAGATTTACCCTTTTTCATATGCAGTGGTGGAGATTGAGAAATACAAAACTTGGCATTGGTTCTTGGAACTTTTAGGTACAGACTTAAATATTCAGAACACTAGGACATACACCCTTATGAGTGACAAACAGAAAGGCTTGATTGAAGCTGTGAAGAATTTGTATCCAAATGCTGAGCATAGATTTTGTGTTAGGCATCTTTATAACAATTTCAAACAAGACGTTAAAGGGTTGGTGCTCAAGGAGATATTGTGGAGGCTGCAAGGGCAAGCACTGTTCAGAGCTTTACAAAAGCAATGTTCAGAGCTTTACAAAAGCAATGGTGGAGATGAAAGAGACAGATACTGCAACATTCAACTGGTTGGTACAGAGGCCAGTTGTCCATTGGAGCAAATCACACTTCAGCACTTACACAAAATGTGA
- the LOC131332830 gene encoding uncharacterized protein LOC131332830 has product MKEDDKGWIIRWCSNDEFEVIGPNMVQYKVYIDKRQCGCRKWDISGIPCIHAIAALGFNNLEPLDYVHDCYRVDTYMRTYDNLMGPINGKDMWPSTDNVKLLPPDIKKRASRPKKARRREPEEPKDPIRLGRKGMKMTYSSCGNIGHNKMGCKKNGQWVNAGEGSSSTHTQQAVESVLPSQIEFVEPSQTQFVEPSQPVQVNASANARANHTQGARNARASARAWSSTDTQVCT; this is encoded by the exons ATGAAAGAAGATGATAAGGGGTGGATTATTAGGTGGTGTAGCAATGATGAATTTGAAGTCATAGGTCCAAATATGGTGCAATACAAAGTTTATATTGATAAGAGACAATGTGGTTGTAGGAAGTGGGACATCTCTGGCATACCGTGCATACATGCAATTGCAGCATTGGGGTTCAATAATTTGGAGCCACTTGACTATGTTCATGATTGCTATAGGGTTGACACATATATGAGGACATATGATAATCTGATGGGCCCAATAAATGGCAAGGACATGTGGCCATCCACAGATAATGTAAAGTTGCTCCCACCAGATATCAAGAAAAGGGCTAGCAGACCCAAGAAGGCAAGGAGGAGGGAACCTGAAGAACCAAAGGATCCAATTAGACTGGGCAGGAAGGGCATGAAGATGACCTATTCAAGTTGTGGGAACATAGGACATAACAAAATGGGCTGCAAGAAAAATGGCCAATGGGTGAATGCTGGTGAAGGAAGCTCCTCAACTCACACCCAACAAGCTGTTGAGTCTGTTTTGCCATCTCAAATTGAGTTTGTTGAACCATCTCAAACTCAGTTTGTTGAACCATCTCAACCT GTTCAGGTAAATGCAAGTGCAAATGCTCGAGCAAATCATACCCAAGGTGCTAGAAATGCAAGAGCAAGTGCAAGAGCATGGTCCTCAACAGACACCCAAGTATGTACTTAG